In Lepus europaeus isolate LE1 chromosome 19, mLepTim1.pri, whole genome shotgun sequence, the genomic window CTAAACTTTATGGAAACTTTGATAAAACATAAAAGCACAAGCTTTCTTgttcaccttttaaaaatcaattcttagccagcgccatggctcaataggctaatcctctgccttgcggcaccagcataccaggttctagtcctggtcggggcaccggattctgtcctggttgcccctcttccaggccagctctctgctatggcccaggaaggcagtggaggatggcccaagttcttgggtcctgcacctgcatgggagaccaggagaagcacctggcttctgccttcagatcagcgtggtgtgccagccacagcgtgccagccacagcagccattggagggtgaaccaatggcaaaggaagacctttctctctgtctctctctcactgtctactctgtctgtcaaaaaaatcagTTCTTTACTTTTATTACAACTTGCtagttcattttcattcattattaTACTGAGCTGAAGCCTTACATaggtacaagagcccaagcacttgggccatcttctgctgctttcttaggcaaattagcagggagccagactggaagtggaacagctgggatttgaactcgtgcacatatgggattttggcatcacaggcagcagcctaagaCAAccctgaatatatgaaatatattttcatgctaGTAGATCCTGAGCTATATGGATACAAtaggttttttatattttttaaatttaccattactcactctgacctcagaattatcCCTTAACCCTTCctgatgtggctgaaaagcccacgagagcatttcagacatggaaagcgaagacactgtggtaaaaaatgttctacatgaaggatctctgtgagtgagaccccagcagaaacaagtggccatcaaagaaggatgtacttttctctaaaggaggagagaacttccactttgcttatggccttgtctgaatactgaggGAGCTTGTGCATTtgaaaggctttcatagcctaggaagctcatgtcaagagcctcgggtggtcactgatgtcatacataagagtgttaattattaaattaacaacagggttCACTGTGTAagaactccccatgcaggacctctgtcctcaatgagttgtatttatgagagttaactataaaactagttctcagtttttgtgtgtgtgcgcatgtgtatgcaaattgttgaaatctttacttagtatagagtaaGTCTTCTGTGctcaaagttaattgaaaatgaatcctaatggagaatggaagtgggaaggggagagagaggaggagtgtgggtgggtatggtgggtatgttgggtatggtgggaagaacaacatattcctaaaattgtacttatgaatttgcattattttacaaacaaattaaataattaattaaaaaataaatttagtgttACTAATTATCTCAATCTTGGATTAATACTCTACATATAAAACGAAGGTACTTGGATTCTATACAATTGaaatcatttaatgttttttcttcataatattttatattttagttggCATGAGCTATTCATTCTTTCAATATTTGCTTTCAAATATTTGCTGTGATAGTATCATTGTACATTTGAGGCCAATGAAATAAGAGTAAATCTTTGGCTTCACTATTCTACCATGCCACTTagaatacataattaaatgttgtgATAATTAATTATTCTATCATTATTCTCCTATAAAATTGGTCACCCATATTGTgacttgaatttctgcattttcaTACAAACACCAGAATTAAAGCTTGGTTGGCAAAGGGACACTACTGTAACACAAATAGACAAGAAAACGATTGTCATATAGGAACAAGGTGAATATTGATGAAAAACCTGAAATAGCCATGCAAGAATATATACTCAGCCTGCATCCAAATGCCTCTCAAGAAgattaagtggaaaaaaaatgggTAGAGTAGAAATGAACTTAAGCTTCCTTGATGAAATACATTAGCTCCATTTCTTTCCAGGACTTACTGGCTTTGCGTGAACTACTGCCCTAGTGACTGCATGACATCCAGGGCTCTGACCATGGAAATCATCTTTGTCTCTCAGATAGGAGTCGGAGTCCTAGGAAACATCCTGctccttctctgctatggcttcatTTCCTGCACTGGACGAGGGATAAAGCGCATGGATTTGATTCTCCATAACCTAATTGTAGCCAACTGCTTGGTTCTTCTCTCGAGAGGCATTCCTCAGACCATGGCAGTGTTGGGGCTGAAATATTTCATGGGTGATTTTGCATGCAAACTAGTTTTCTATGTTCATAGAGTGGCCAGAGGGGTGTCTTTGAGTGCTACTTCTCTCTTGAGTGGCTTCCAGGCCATCACAATCAGCCTTAGCAGCCCCCAGTGGATGGAGCTCAAGGTCAAAGCCCTCAAATCCGTTCGATTTTCCATTCTCCTCTGCTGGCCCCTTCAACTGTTGGTAAATAGTATGGTTCCTATGAATATTACAGCGATGGGGGAGAGCAACAACCTTACAGAGAAAATAGATTTAGGGTTCTGCTCTGGTATAATTATTGACAGAAGTATATCCTTACTGCATTCCATGATGTTTTCCTTCATTGACGTCTTGCATTTGGTATTAATGATTTGGGCCAGTGGCTGCATGGTGTTCATTTTGTACAGACATAAGCAGAAGGTCCTACACATGCACAGCAAAAGCCTCACTCCCAAATGCTCCCCGGAGACTACAGCCACCCACAGCATCCTGATGCTAGTGagcacatttttctgtttctatgcactgtcttccttctttactctctatatttttgtctttgataAACCCTCTTGGTGGCTGGTGAATGCCTCTGCCCTTACGGGTTCATCTTTCCCCTGTGTTAGCCCCTTTGTGCTCATCAGCAGAGACCCCCGTGTCTCTAGGCTGTGGTATACCTGCGGCACAAAGATCAATGATTTTTGTAAATGGGTCAGAGCATGAAAATCCAGAATTCTGCATACTGTCCTTGTATCAGGTCACCCTTCCatattttatatagcatttacatttgCTCACTCAGTTTATGGATAGGATCAAAACCAGATAGACTGAGCATGAtcacaaaattatttcatttagcagataGCCAGGCATGAAAAAAGGAGGGGCTTCTCATTTCTACTTTGCCTTCATCTAAAGGTTGTTTTTCTTTAGTCTTTGTCCTCATGTGTCTTTGTCTCCTTACAAATCCTACTATATCCCCTCTACAATTCACTCTATTAATATCCTCATTTGAGATACTGTGATAGTAAAGTCTACTCTCAGTTTTATGTGTTTGAATAAATACCTAAAATGAACTCCTAAAGATATGAGACTCCTTCCTTCACTCTGACTCTTTGGGGGCTATAAAAACACTGTGGGTACATTTATGATACAGTTTTCCTTCCCTGGATTTTGGAGGAAATTAAGTGATTTGGTATTCAAGAAGTTGCTATCATTGATTTTATAAGCATGTTAAATAAAATCCGAACACAGTACCACAAGTCCAGCTAGAATAGGAATTCTGGAGGAAAAGTACAGTGGAAGAATATTGTCTTCATTCCTCAAAGGAAAGCTATGTTTAAGCCAATGGGAAAAGCCCagaggaaaaagaatgaaaattttccctgGTTCTGCATTTGATGACATTTTTATGAGcatagtttttcctttttaaaaaaaacatttacttatttgtaagttagatttatgcagagagaggggagggagagtgagagatctcacatccaatggttctctcccttattggctgcaagggctggagcagtgctgatctgaagccagtagccaggagcaacctccgggtctcccacacaggttcaagggcccaaagacttgagccatcctctacttctttcccaggccatagcagcgagctgtatcagaagtgaagcagcgggatctcgaaccagcgcccatatgggatgccggtgcttcaggccagggtgttaacccattgcgctgcagcgccagccccatgatcaGGGTCTTTCTGAGATTGTGGACAACAGAAACATGATATAACTGAGTGGCAGGTCACTCTGACAAAGCAGAGCAAAGTAAAAGTAATGTGCATCAGAAGGTTGAAATTTTTCAGAAGCTCACATGCAAAGATGTTAAATTTCATTCCAGAATGTCAATGTGTGACAAAATTGGCTAAATAAAATCtcatattttttacaaaatgttGACACCACTGAAAGCTATTATTAGGAACCAGTTAATTTACCCAGAAATAGAGGGGGCAGGAATAACTACAGGAAGGCATGTTTGcctcatttatctttttaagatttatttgtttgaaagtcattaaagagagagcttccatctgctggttgacttcccaaatgatgccaacaatcagggctggaccaaggagaagccaggagcttcttcctgatcttccatatgggtagcagagacccaaacacttgggtcatcttctgccactcttccaggccattagcatggaactggatcagaagtgaagtacccgggacagaaccagtgcccatatgggatgatggtgctacaagcagcagctttacctgctatgccacactctGGCCCCAGCATGTATGTAATTCATGAAAAAAGACCAGGTGAAAATGACAGAGGACATGAGGGCATTGAGGTACAAGGGGCAGCAGAGGGAACTTGAGCACAAAGCCAGGATGTGTTTCTGGCCAACCCGAGGCTTTTGTCTCCTATCCAGGATTCTGGTTTATTTCTCAGAAATATGCACAGTCACAGCCTTGAAGAACAAGACAAAGCAAGTGAAAAAGGAGAGAACTGCCAGAGTATTATAAAGGGTTCATGGTCAAGAAACTGTTATtgtggttggcattgtggtgaagtgggttaaatcagcagctgcaacactggcatcacatggggtggggtggggggactggttgaaatcccagctgcttagcttccaatccagctccctgcttatgcacttgggaaagcagctggtgtTGGCCTAAGCACTTTGGACCCcaccacttacatgggagacctggatggagttccagacttcttgCCTAGGCCTGACCTAAGCTTTGgcagttgaagccatttgggaagtgaacgagagGTTAGACCATCTCTCTTTTGTCTCTAggtttttctgtcactctggctttcaaagaaataaaataaattttgcaaaAATGGAAACTTTCATTGACGGTTTCAACAAACACATGTGGAATACCTAATTTGTATCACCCATTATCAACTGTGtaggaaaaaaatggagaaaagccAATTAGGGGATGAATACTTCATGGGTGAGTGTGTAATGAGATATTAGATAAACCAATGGGAGTTGGCCTTATTGGAAAAATGATATTTGAGGCTAGACTTGAAAGGAGATAAGGGAGACAATCACATGAATATTGAGATGATTTGACCAATAGAAGAAACAGGCTATTCCAGCAAAGCCTGGAATGTACACAGAACCCAGAGAGTAAGCAGCAGCATGTCAAAGAGGAGGATTGACAGGCTACAGAGGCTGAAGTCTAGGAGGTCCATAGAACACTCTGAGCATTTTTGGTTCTCTCAGAAAAAATGAAGAGGTGCTAGAGGGTTTCTAAAAGGTGTTGTCATTTCTCTGCCTCATATATTGAGCCATCCTGGCTTTGAGTGAGAActgatgatgagatagaagaaatgcaagaagcggatctcaaaaaattgataagaacattaagaagttctcaaaaacaaatccttgaactacagaaatcctcactggacaggatagaaaatctctcttgcgaaaatgaaatattaagcaggaatcaaaatgaaatgaagcaactagtagaacatgaaactgtgatagtgatgagaaatcataatgaaatgaagaactcaatagatcaaatgacacacacattagagagccttaaaaacagaatgggtgaagcagaagagagaatatcagacttagaagacagagaacaggaaaggaaacaggcaaaccaaagaaaagaagaggaaattagaaatctaaaaaatattgtcaggaatctacaggatactattaataAACCCAATATttgggttccaggagttcctgaatatcagacaaaataaactgtagcacaaaaactgttaagagaggcaaagagggacactatataatgattaagggttcaattcaacaggaagatgtaacttttataaatgtatatgcacctaataacagGGCACCGGTTTACTTAAAAGATAtgtaaggaacttaaagggaggcttagattccaatacaatagtactgggggacttcaatactccactttcagaaatagagaGATCATCTGGACATAAGATCAACAAgggaacagcagatttaatcgacactattccccaagtggatctaacagatatgtacagaactttcaatcctacatctaaatattttacatttttctcagcagtgcatggaactttctctaggattgaccacatactaggccataaagcaggtctcagtaaatttaaaagaattagaatcataccatgcagcttctcagaccacagtggaatgaaattggaaattagcaactcaggaatccctagagagtatgcaaacacatggagactgtacaaaatgctcctgaatgaacactgggtcatagaaggaatcaaaagagaaataaaattttttctggaagtaaatgaggataacagcacaacatatcaaaacttatgggatacggcaacagcactgttgagaggaaagtttatatcaatagtgCCTACatctagaaattggaaaggcaccaaataaatgagctttcagtgcttctcaaggatctagaaaaactgcagcaaaccagacccaaatctagtagaagagaaataattaaaatcagagaagaaatcaacaggattgaattaaaaaattacaaaaaatcaaccaAGTGAAGAAatggcttttgaaaaaaaaaataaaattgacacacggttggctcaactaactaataagagaaaagacccaaatcaatagaatcagagatgaaaagtaaatgtaacaacagacaccacagaaataaaaacaataatcagaaattactggaaagagttgtatgccagcaaacagggaaatctttcagaaatggatagattcctggacacatgcaacctacctaaattgaaccaggaagacatagaaaacctaaacagacccacaactgagaagaaattgaaacagtaataaaggccctcccaacaaagaacagCCCAGGACcatatggattcactgctgaattctaccagacatttaaataagaattgactccaattcttctcaaactattcagaacaattgaaaaagagggaatcctcccaaattctttctatgaagccagcatcaccttaattcctaagccggaaaaagatgcagcattgaaagagaattacagaccaatatccctgattaacatagatacaaaaatcctcaataacatTCTGGCCAATATAATGCAACATcatattagaaagatcatccacccaggccaagtgggatttatccctggtatgcagggatggttcaacgttcgcaaaacaatcaatgtgatacaccacattaacagactgcagaagaaaaaccatatgattatctcaatagaagcagagaaagcatttgataaaattcaacaacctttcataatgaaaactctaagcaaactgggtatagacggaacattcctcaatataatcaaaggaatttatgaaaaacacatggccagcatcctattgaatggggaaaagttggaagcattttcactgagatctggtaccagacagggatgcccactctcaccactgctattcaatatagttctgcaagttttagccagTGCCATcaggcaacaaaaagaaattaaagggatacaaattgggaaggaagaactcaaacaaactatccctctttgcagatgatatgattctttatttaggggacccaaagaactctactcagagactattggaactcatcgaagagtttggcaaagtagcaggatataaaatcaatgcacaaaaatcaacagcctttgtatacataggcaatgccagagttgaggaagaactcctaagatcaatctcattcacaatagctacaaaaacaatcaaataccttggaataaacttaaccaaggatgttaaagatctctatgatgagaattacaaaatcttaaagaaagaaatagaagaggataccaaaaaatggaaaaatcttccatgctcatggattggaagaatcaacatcatcaaaatgtccattctcccaaaagcaatttatagattccatgagataccaatcaaaataccaaatacattcttctcagatctagaaagagtgatgctgaaattcatatggagacacaggagacctcgaatagctaaatcaatcttgtataacaaaaacaaagccggaggcatcagaataccaaatttcaggacatact contains:
- the LOC133748632 gene encoding vomeronasal type-1 receptor 4-like is translated as MSIPESSWSSSVTIHDISLIWNMAISRSDVFERTYWLCVNYCPSDCMTSRALTMEIIFVSQIGVGVLGNILLLLCYGFISCTGRGIKRMDLILHNLIVANCLVLLSRGIPQTMAVLGLKYFMGDFACKLVFYVHRVARGVSLSATSLLSGFQAITISLSSPQWMELKVKALKSVRFSILLCWPLQLLVNSMVPMNITAMGESNNLTEKIDLGFCSGIIIDRSISLLHSMMFSFIDVLHLVLMIWASGCMVFILYRHKQKVLHMHSKSLTPKCSPETTATHSILMLFEFIKLLHAWVTVKRAWFGMDTSYGDVESFDLTHMNKNKIQFLTFPLEKSL